A single Microbacterium protaetiae DNA region contains:
- a CDS encoding PH domain-containing protein, producing MTNPTPTPAPPPAVPLPGARSPLSDGQWHRMHPLTPLFRGGLVLVIVAGIVISNLRERIVDFFLRQAVPTGPDFEGDESGDPVDFILSHNLVLIALLAVLVVVVVLVGIFYLAWRFHTFRITGDDVEVRQGVLFRSHRRSPLDRVQGVNLTRPMLARLCGMAKLEVVGAGSDANVKLEYLSTSNAEAVRADILRLASGRRLADAQARDAAHGSRVQAAASVVTDALTGLVLGAEQPVAEPASVVEIPVVRIILSRVFSGRLITLIVLVIAAIVGAIVGTPWILFTIVPMFLGFAAVFFRSITKSLRYAIAPTPDGVRITYGLFTTVTETLPPGRIHAIEVRQPLIWRPFGWWAVRVNRMTGKSASSNDADQFAEVLPVGDRHDVERVLRLLMPGMPEQQWPLVFEHGILGPRHDDPYTNTPRRAWVLRPFSWRRNGFDLTPAALFLRRGVIWRSLGVFPLARLQSVGLHQGPLSRALGVASMHAHTIAGRVSGELAGLDRDAAVQLFADAEAAAVAAGLTDRSHRWGADDRLEAVDAPFEVVDVAVEAGGAPFEVVDVASPAGAAEVDAASRGAGAAAPVETWSSARDLAQRGESRAVEYVSPGGAGDGADAGAPTAPAADDLNGGTHTLGARGPGDVGDGAPVETWSSARDLAQRGESRAVERVSAGDAGEGDAAAPQAAPEAAAPEPAARAAPDAPASIDEEGRTQ from the coding sequence GTGACCAACCCCACTCCCACGCCCGCACCCCCGCCGGCGGTGCCGCTGCCCGGGGCGCGTTCGCCGCTGAGCGACGGGCAATGGCATCGGATGCATCCGCTCACCCCGCTGTTCCGCGGCGGACTGGTGCTCGTCATCGTCGCGGGCATCGTCATCTCGAACCTGCGCGAGCGGATCGTCGACTTCTTCCTGCGGCAGGCGGTGCCCACCGGCCCCGACTTCGAGGGCGACGAGTCGGGGGATCCGGTCGATTTCATCCTGTCGCACAACCTCGTGCTGATCGCGCTGCTGGCCGTGCTCGTCGTGGTCGTCGTGCTGGTGGGCATCTTCTACCTTGCCTGGCGGTTCCATACCTTCCGCATCACCGGTGACGACGTCGAGGTGCGCCAGGGTGTGCTCTTCCGCAGCCACCGGCGGTCGCCGCTCGACCGTGTGCAGGGCGTCAACCTCACCCGGCCGATGCTGGCTCGCCTGTGCGGCATGGCCAAGCTCGAGGTCGTCGGCGCCGGATCCGACGCGAACGTCAAGCTCGAATATCTGTCGACCTCCAACGCCGAGGCGGTGCGCGCCGACATCTTGCGCCTCGCGTCGGGCCGGCGGCTGGCCGACGCTCAGGCACGCGATGCTGCGCATGGCTCGCGCGTGCAGGCCGCGGCATCCGTGGTCACCGATGCCCTCACCGGACTCGTGCTCGGTGCCGAGCAACCCGTTGCCGAGCCGGCGTCAGTGGTCGAGATCCCGGTCGTGCGCATCATCCTGTCGCGCGTGTTCAGCGGCCGGCTGATCACCCTCATCGTGCTCGTGATCGCCGCGATCGTCGGCGCGATCGTGGGCACGCCCTGGATCCTGTTCACGATCGTGCCGATGTTCCTGGGGTTCGCGGCGGTGTTCTTCCGTTCAATCACCAAGTCGCTGAGGTACGCGATCGCCCCGACGCCCGACGGCGTGCGCATCACATACGGGTTGTTCACCACGGTCACCGAAACGCTGCCGCCCGGACGTATCCACGCCATCGAGGTGCGTCAGCCGCTGATCTGGCGTCCGTTCGGGTGGTGGGCGGTGCGCGTGAACCGCATGACCGGAAAGAGCGCGAGCTCGAACGACGCCGACCAGTTCGCCGAGGTGCTGCCGGTCGGCGACCGGCACGACGTCGAGCGCGTGCTGCGCCTGCTGATGCCCGGCATGCCCGAGCAGCAGTGGCCGCTCGTATTCGAGCACGGCATTCTCGGCCCGCGGCACGACGACCCGTACACCAACACGCCGCGCCGCGCGTGGGTGCTGCGCCCGTTCTCGTGGCGGCGCAACGGGTTCGATCTGACGCCGGCCGCGCTGTTCCTGCGCCGCGGAGTGATCTGGCGCAGCCTCGGCGTCTTTCCGCTCGCGCGGCTGCAGAGCGTGGGGCTGCACCAGGGCCCGCTTTCGCGCGCGTTGGGGGTGGCCTCGATGCACGCGCACACCATCGCCGGGCGGGTGTCGGGGGAACTCGCCGGATTGGACCGGGATGCCGCGGTGCAGCTGTTCGCCGACGCCGAAGCCGCCGCGGTCGCCGCCGGGCTGACCGATCGCAGCCACCGGTGGGGTGCGGATGATCGGCTCGAGGCGGTGGATGCCCCGTTCGAGGTGGTGGATGTCGCCGTTGAGGCGGGTGGGGCCCCGTTCGAGGTAGTGGATGTCGCGTCACCGGCGGGTGCGGCCGAGGTGGATGCCGCCTCCCGTGGAGCTGGCGCGGCGGCACCGGTCGAGACTTGGTCTAGCGCGCGAGACTTAGCGCAACGCGGCGAGTCTCGCGCGGTGGAGTATGTTTCGCCGGGGGGCGCAGGTGACGGGGCGGATGCTGGTGCGCCTACCGCGCCCGCGGCGGACGACCTGAATGGCGGCACGCACACGCTCGGCGCGCGTGGTCCTGGCGACGTGGGCGACGGGGCACCGGTCGAGACTTGGTCTAGCGCGCGAGACTTAGCGCAACGCGGCGAGTCTCGCGCGGTAGAGCGTGTTTCGGCGGGGGACGCAGGCGAGGGCGACGCAGCCGCCCCGCAGGCCGCGCCCGAAGCTGCCGCGCCCGAACCCGCCGCGCGCGCGGCACCCGACGCACCGGCATCCATCGACGAAGAGGGACGGACGCAATGA
- a CDS encoding DUF2520 domain-containing protein has protein sequence MTRDGRLGVGVIGAGRVGPVIGAALAGAGHAVVGISHGSDDDRVESVLPDVPFLDTPEVVRRAELVVLAVPHDELPGLVQGMAELGAWQIGQLVVHTDPGYGLDVLAPAAGRGAIPLAIHPAITFTGTSMDLRRLADAFAAVTAPAAVLPIAQALAVELGCEPVVIADADRPAYAEAIATATEFSRSIVRQASDLLASAGVENPRAFLSVIVHSTVDDALADPGDPELHA, from the coding sequence ATGACCCGCGATGGACGCCTGGGCGTCGGCGTTATCGGCGCCGGACGGGTCGGGCCCGTGATCGGCGCGGCGCTGGCCGGCGCCGGCCACGCCGTCGTGGGCATCTCGCATGGTTCCGACGACGACCGCGTCGAGTCCGTGCTTCCTGACGTGCCGTTCCTCGACACACCCGAGGTCGTGCGCCGCGCCGAGCTGGTCGTGCTCGCCGTGCCGCACGACGAGCTGCCGGGCCTCGTGCAGGGAATGGCCGAGCTCGGGGCGTGGCAGATCGGACAACTCGTCGTGCACACCGACCCGGGGTACGGCCTCGACGTGCTGGCACCGGCGGCCGGCCGGGGGGCGATCCCACTGGCGATCCACCCCGCGATCACTTTCACCGGCACCTCGATGGACCTGCGCCGGCTCGCCGACGCGTTCGCCGCGGTCACCGCGCCCGCCGCCGTGCTGCCGATCGCACAGGCGCTCGCCGTCGAGCTTGGCTGCGAGCCCGTCGTCATCGCCGACGCCGACCGCCCGGCGTACGCCGAGGCCATCGCGACGGCGACCGAGTTCTCGCGTTCGATCGTGCGACAGGCATCCGATCTTCTCGCCTCAGCGGGGGTGGAGAACCCCCGAGCGTTCCTGTCGGTGATCGTCCACTCGACCGTTGATGACGCGCTTGCCGACCCGGGCGACCCCGAGTTGCACGCGTAG
- the lysS gene encoding lysine--tRNA ligase → MTDTPAPTLDTSEDDVVEQKAVRMAKRERLIAERGDAAGGAYPVTVPVTDTIPALRERFGDLEAGAETDVTAAVAGRVVFSRNTGKLCFAALQSGDGSRIQAMVSLASVGDESLQRWKELVDLGDHVYVRGQVISSRRGELSIMVDDWAIASKALLPLPNLYSELSEESRVRSRYLDLIVRDQARQTVRARAKVNASLRQTFTAHDFIEVETPMLQIQHGGAAARPFVTHSNAFDAELYLRIAPELYLKRAAVGGIDRVFEINRNFRNEGADSTHSPEFAMLEAYQAYSDYNGIADLTQELVQNAAVAVAGSTTVTWADGTEYDLGGQWDRISMYGSLSAAAGVDITPQSSLADLEALAAANGVDEPSHPTHGKWVEELWEHFVKPGLSRPTFVMDFPVDTSPLVRDHRSIAGVVEKWDLYVRGFELATGYSELVDPVIQRERFVAQAKLAAAGDDEAMRIDEEFLRAMEHGMPPMGGMGMGIDRLLMAITGLGIRETILFPLVK, encoded by the coding sequence ATGACCGACACCCCTGCCCCCACGCTCGACACGAGCGAAGACGACGTCGTCGAGCAGAAGGCCGTGCGCATGGCCAAGCGCGAGCGGCTGATCGCTGAGCGGGGGGATGCCGCAGGCGGCGCGTATCCGGTCACGGTGCCGGTGACCGACACGATCCCCGCTCTGCGCGAGCGGTTCGGAGATCTCGAGGCCGGCGCCGAAACCGACGTCACCGCCGCGGTTGCCGGACGCGTGGTGTTCAGCCGCAACACGGGCAAGCTGTGCTTCGCGGCACTGCAGTCGGGTGACGGCAGTCGCATCCAGGCGATGGTTTCGCTCGCCTCGGTCGGCGACGAGTCGCTGCAGCGCTGGAAGGAACTCGTCGACCTCGGCGATCACGTGTATGTGCGCGGACAGGTCATCTCGAGCCGCCGCGGCGAACTGTCGATCATGGTCGATGACTGGGCCATAGCATCCAAGGCGCTGCTGCCGCTGCCGAACCTCTACTCCGAGCTTTCCGAAGAGAGCCGCGTGCGCTCGCGCTACCTCGATCTGATCGTGCGCGACCAGGCCCGACAGACCGTGCGCGCCCGCGCGAAAGTCAACGCGAGTCTGCGCCAGACCTTCACGGCGCACGACTTCATCGAGGTCGAGACGCCGATGCTGCAGATTCAGCACGGCGGGGCGGCGGCGCGTCCGTTCGTGACGCACTCGAACGCCTTCGACGCCGAGTTGTACCTGCGCATCGCCCCAGAGCTGTACCTGAAGCGCGCCGCCGTCGGCGGCATCGACCGCGTGTTCGAGATCAACCGCAACTTCCGCAACGAGGGCGCCGACTCCACGCACAGCCCCGAGTTCGCAATGCTCGAGGCCTACCAGGCCTACAGCGACTACAACGGCATCGCCGACCTCACGCAAGAGCTCGTGCAGAACGCCGCGGTCGCCGTCGCCGGGTCGACCACCGTCACCTGGGCCGACGGCACCGAATACGACCTGGGCGGGCAGTGGGACCGCATCTCGATGTACGGCTCGCTGTCGGCGGCAGCGGGGGTCGATATCACCCCGCAGAGCTCGCTGGCCGACCTCGAGGCGCTCGCCGCCGCGAACGGGGTCGACGAACCGTCGCATCCCACCCACGGCAAGTGGGTCGAAGAGCTGTGGGAGCACTTCGTCAAGCCGGGCCTTTCCCGCCCCACGTTCGTGATGGACTTCCCCGTCGACACCAGCCCGCTCGTGCGCGATCACCGCTCCATCGCGGGCGTGGTCGAGAAGTGGGACCTCTATGTGCGCGGCTTCGAGCTGGCCACCGGATACTCCGAGCTCGTCGACCCGGTCATCCAGCGCGAGCGGTTCGTCGCGCAGGCGAAGCTGGCCGCCGCCGGCGACGACGAGGCCATGCGCATCGACGAGGAGTTCCTGCGCGCCATGGAGCACGGCATGCCTCCGATGGGCGGCATGGGCATGGGCATCGACCGGCTGCTGATGGCGATCACCGGGCTGGGCATCCGCGAGACGATCCTGTTCCCGCTCGTCAAGTAG
- the cls gene encoding cardiolipin synthase has product MALIVEWWPIVVLVFDIIIRIAAIIIVPRNRRPTAAMAWLLAIYFIPVIGVLLFLLIGTPRLPRKRRRKQDAINDFIRDASSQLDLGSLRPHAPAWFTSLVTMNHTLGAMPLSGDNEAHLISDYQRSLDAMAEAIRGAKKFVHVEFYILQTDAATDGFFAALEEARSRGIPVRVLLDHWANLRKPHYRKTLKRLTRMGARWRLMLPVQPLRGTYQRPDLRNHRKLLVVDGEVAFMGSQNITDSTYNLRKNIRRGLHWVDLMVKLQGPIVGSVNAVFLSDWYSETDEALQTEDEMFAITPSEGDLDCQIVPSGPGFRFENNLRLFLGLMYAAQRKLIIVSPYFVPDEALLLAVTTACHRGLQVELFVSEIGDQALVYHAQRSYYEALLRAGVRIWLYRAPYILHSKSMTIDDEVAIIGSSNMDMRSFGLNLEISMLVRGEEFVTEMRQVEQQYRELSREITLEEWLQQPLRSTVLDNIARLTSALQ; this is encoded by the coding sequence ATGGCGCTGATCGTCGAGTGGTGGCCGATCGTCGTTCTCGTCTTCGACATCATCATCCGCATCGCGGCGATCATCATCGTGCCGCGCAATCGCCGGCCCACCGCCGCGATGGCGTGGCTGCTGGCGATCTATTTCATTCCCGTCATCGGCGTTCTGCTCTTCTTGCTCATCGGCACGCCGCGGCTGCCCCGCAAGCGGCGCCGCAAGCAAGACGCCATCAACGACTTCATCCGCGATGCCAGCTCGCAGCTCGACCTGGGTTCGCTGCGCCCGCACGCGCCCGCCTGGTTCACCTCGCTCGTGACGATGAACCACACGCTGGGCGCCATGCCGCTGTCGGGCGACAACGAGGCCCACCTGATCTCGGACTATCAGCGCAGCCTGGATGCCATGGCCGAGGCGATCCGCGGGGCGAAGAAGTTCGTGCACGTCGAGTTCTACATTCTGCAGACGGATGCCGCGACCGACGGGTTCTTCGCGGCGCTCGAAGAAGCCCGCAGCCGCGGCATCCCGGTGCGCGTGCTGCTGGACCACTGGGCGAACCTGCGCAAACCCCACTATCGCAAGACCCTCAAGCGGCTGACCCGGATGGGCGCGCGCTGGCGGCTCATGCTGCCGGTGCAGCCGCTGCGGGGCACGTATCAGCGGCCCGATCTGCGCAACCACCGCAAGCTTCTCGTCGTCGACGGCGAGGTCGCGTTCATGGGCTCGCAGAACATCACCGACTCGACGTACAACCTGCGCAAGAACATCCGCCGCGGGCTGCACTGGGTCGACCTGATGGTGAAGCTGCAGGGGCCGATCGTCGGATCGGTGAACGCCGTGTTCCTCTCGGACTGGTACAGCGAGACCGACGAGGCGCTGCAGACCGAAGACGAGATGTTCGCGATAACTCCCAGCGAGGGCGACCTGGACTGCCAGATAGTGCCGAGCGGGCCGGGCTTCAGGTTCGAGAACAATCTGCGGCTGTTCCTCGGGCTGATGTATGCCGCGCAGCGCAAGCTCATCATCGTCAGCCCATACTTCGTGCCCGACGAGGCGCTGCTGCTGGCGGTGACCACCGCGTGCCACCGCGGACTGCAGGTCGAGTTGTTCGTGTCGGAGATCGGCGACCAGGCTCTCGTGTATCACGCGCAGCGCAGCTACTACGAGGCGCTGCTGCGCGCGGGCGTGCGCATCTGGCTGTACCGCGCGCCGTACATTCTGCACTCCAAGTCGATGACGATCGACGACGAGGTTGCGATCATCGGGTCGAGCAACATGGACATGCGCTCGTTCGGTCTGAACCTGGAGATCTCGATGCTCGTGCGCGGCGAGGAGTTCGTCACCGAGATGCGCCAGGTCGAACAGCAGTACCGCGAGCTCTCGCGCGAGATCACGCTCGAGGAGTGGTTGCAGCAGCCGCTGCGCTCGACGGTGCTCGACAATATCGCGCGGCTGACTTCGGCGCTGCAGTAG
- a CDS encoding endonuclease domain-containing protein → MPARDLPSGLGPAFDVAAARRAGVSRKRLRARDLERPFHGVRSVSGASLIADAAEDAKRAYPRSTEIARIHERAAQYAPIMSENSFYIGVTAIMLWGGPLSQDLFRAVGDQSPVFDPDVLEVAVHHPRRAPRGRGIHGRAVRPHLVSMVTHPVSGLRLASPSSAWATVGSVLPHPYDLVAIADSFVRIARPPHGRPWAAVPTPLATQKQLTAAVLAGRRAGKPQLLAALPRVRTGSASRTETWTRLTLIDGGLPEPVLDHDVFDDLGAFLACVDMAYPQWKIAIEYEGTHHNDDGQWQSDIDRYARLEAAGWLVIRVTRAMLFASPHKLVARVRDAIGRRAR, encoded by the coding sequence ATGCCAGCGCGCGACCTGCCGTCCGGCCTCGGACCTGCCTTCGACGTCGCCGCCGCGCGCCGAGCCGGGGTAAGCCGTAAGAGACTGCGTGCTCGCGACCTCGAGCGGCCCTTCCACGGCGTGCGTTCGGTCTCGGGTGCGTCTTTGATCGCCGATGCCGCTGAAGACGCGAAGCGCGCGTATCCGCGCAGCACCGAGATTGCACGCATCCATGAGCGCGCGGCGCAGTACGCGCCGATCATGTCTGAGAACAGTTTCTACATCGGCGTGACGGCGATCATGCTGTGGGGTGGCCCGCTGTCGCAGGACCTCTTTCGCGCGGTGGGTGACCAGTCGCCCGTGTTCGACCCCGACGTGCTCGAGGTCGCCGTGCATCACCCGCGGCGCGCTCCCCGGGGTCGTGGCATCCACGGTCGCGCAGTGCGACCGCATCTGGTGTCGATGGTGACGCACCCCGTTTCGGGGCTGCGCTTGGCGAGTCCCTCATCCGCTTGGGCGACAGTGGGATCGGTGCTGCCACATCCGTACGATCTCGTCGCCATCGCCGACAGCTTCGTGCGCATCGCGCGGCCGCCACACGGCCGGCCGTGGGCCGCGGTGCCGACGCCGCTCGCGACGCAGAAGCAGCTCACCGCCGCAGTGCTCGCCGGCCGGCGAGCAGGCAAGCCGCAGCTGTTGGCCGCGCTGCCGCGGGTACGCACGGGGTCGGCCTCACGCACCGAGACCTGGACCCGCCTCACTCTCATCGACGGCGGACTGCCCGAGCCAGTGCTCGACCATGACGTGTTCGACGATCTCGGTGCCTTCCTCGCCTGCGTTGACATGGCCTACCCGCAGTGGAAGATCGCGATCGAATACGAGGGAACCCACCACAACGATGACGGCCAATGGCAGAGCGACATCGATCGCTATGCGCGGCTTGAAGCAGCCGGTTGGCTGGTGATCCGCGTCACGCGCGCGATGCTGTTCGCCAGCCCGCACAAGCTCGTGGCGCGGGTGCGCGACGCCATCGGCCGCCGGGCACGGTGA
- a CDS encoding helix-turn-helix domain-containing protein → MTPPDDDDATGIHCRLDELLAERGMTLTRLSEIVGVSIVNLSVLKNDRARAIRYSTLSAICRALDCEIGDLLVRAD, encoded by the coding sequence GTGACGCCTCCGGACGACGACGACGCCACCGGCATCCACTGCCGACTCGACGAGCTGCTCGCCGAGCGCGGGATGACGCTCACACGTCTGAGCGAGATCGTCGGCGTCTCGATCGTGAACCTGTCGGTGCTCAAGAACGACCGTGCGCGGGCGATCCGCTATTCGACGCTGTCGGCGATATGCCGCGCCCTCGACTGCGAGATCGGCGATTTGCTCGTGCGGGCCGACTGA
- a CDS encoding ATP-dependent Clp protease ATP-binding subunit, whose amino-acid sequence MFERFTDRARRVVVLAQEEAKMLNHNYIGTEHILLGLIHEGEGVAAKALESLGISLDAVREQVQDIIGQGQQQPTGHIPFTPRAKKVLELSLREALQLGHNYIGTEHILLGLIREGEGVAAQVLVKLGADLNKVRQQVIQLLSGYQGKEPAAVSGAAHESGTTAQGGSQVLDQFGRNLTQAARDNKLDPVIGREKEIERVMQILSRRSKNNPVLIGEPGVGKTAVVEGLAQAIVKGDVPETLKDKQLYSLDLGSLIAGSRYRGDFEERLKKVTKEIRTRGDIIVFIDEIHTLVGAGAAEGAIDAASILKPLLARGELQTIGATTLDEYRKHFEKDAALERRFQPIQVAEPSLPHAINILKGLRDRYEAHHKVQITDGAIVAAANLSDRYVSDRFLPDKAIDLIDEAGARLRLSILSSPPELRELDDKIADVRTHKEQASEEQDFEKAASLRDEEKSLLAERLRLEKQWRSGDVATTAVVDEGLIAEVLAQATGIPVFKLTEEESSRLVFMEQALHQRVIGQEEAISALARTIRRQRAGLKDPKRPSGSFIFAGPTGVGKTELAKALAEFLFDDEGALISLDMSEFGEKHTVSRLFGAPPGFVGFEEGGQLTEKVRRKPFSVVLFDEIEKAHPDIFNSLLQILEEGRLTDGQGRVVDFKNTVIIMTTNLGSSAIAGGPVGFQVEGDTTTSYERMKGKVDEELKRHFKPEFLNRVDDIIVFPQLNKDELRQIVGLFTKQLEVRLLDRDMTLELSDAAKDKLIDIGFDPTLGARPLRRAMQREVEDRLSEKILHGELNSGDHVKVDVENGEFAFEHAPRGEKVAVGVGAPEQIGATPDIIAGS is encoded by the coding sequence ATGTTCGAGAGATTCACCGATCGAGCCCGTCGCGTGGTTGTGCTCGCCCAGGAAGAGGCGAAGATGCTCAACCACAACTACATCGGGACGGAGCACATCCTCCTGGGTCTTATCCACGAGGGCGAGGGCGTGGCCGCGAAGGCCCTCGAGTCGCTGGGTATCTCGCTCGACGCGGTGCGCGAGCAGGTGCAGGACATCATCGGTCAGGGCCAGCAGCAGCCCACCGGTCACATCCCGTTCACCCCGCGCGCCAAGAAGGTACTTGAGCTGAGCCTGCGCGAAGCGCTGCAGCTCGGCCACAACTACATCGGCACCGAGCACATTCTGCTCGGCCTCATCCGCGAGGGCGAGGGCGTGGCCGCCCAGGTGCTGGTCAAGCTCGGCGCCGACCTTAACAAGGTGCGCCAGCAGGTCATCCAGCTGCTTTCCGGCTACCAGGGCAAGGAGCCCGCCGCCGTCTCCGGCGCCGCGCACGAGAGCGGCACCACGGCGCAGGGCGGCTCGCAGGTGCTCGACCAGTTCGGTCGCAACCTCACCCAGGCCGCGCGCGACAACAAGCTCGACCCGGTGATCGGGCGCGAGAAAGAGATCGAGCGGGTCATGCAGATCCTCTCCCGCCGCTCCAAGAACAACCCCGTCCTCATCGGCGAGCCCGGCGTCGGCAAGACCGCGGTCGTCGAGGGCCTCGCCCAGGCGATCGTCAAGGGCGATGTGCCCGAGACGCTGAAGGACAAGCAGCTGTACTCGCTCGACCTCGGCTCGCTGATCGCCGGTTCCCGCTACCGCGGCGACTTCGAAGAGCGTCTGAAGAAGGTCACCAAAGAGATCCGCACCCGCGGTGACATCATCGTGTTCATCGACGAGATCCACACGCTGGTCGGGGCCGGTGCTGCCGAGGGCGCCATCGATGCGGCATCCATTCTCAAGCCCCTGCTCGCACGCGGCGAACTGCAGACGATCGGTGCGACCACGCTCGACGAGTACCGCAAGCACTTCGAGAAGGATGCCGCTCTCGAGCGCCGCTTCCAGCCGATCCAGGTGGCCGAGCCCAGCCTGCCGCACGCCATCAACATCCTGAAGGGCCTGCGCGACAGGTACGAGGCGCACCACAAGGTGCAGATCACCGACGGCGCCATCGTCGCGGCGGCGAACCTCTCCGACCGCTACGTCTCCGACCGGTTCCTGCCCGACAAGGCGATCGACCTGATCGACGAGGCCGGCGCACGCCTGCGCCTGTCGATCCTGTCGAGCCCGCCCGAGCTGCGCGAACTCGACGACAAGATCGCCGACGTGCGCACGCACAAGGAGCAGGCCAGCGAAGAGCAGGACTTCGAGAAGGCCGCGTCGCTGCGCGACGAGGAGAAGTCGCTGCTGGCCGAGCGGCTGCGCCTCGAGAAGCAGTGGCGCAGCGGGGATGTCGCCACCACGGCCGTGGTGGACGAAGGACTCATTGCCGAAGTGCTCGCCCAGGCCACCGGCATCCCGGTCTTCAAGCTCACCGAAGAGGAGTCGAGCCGGCTCGTGTTCATGGAGCAGGCCCTGCACCAGCGCGTCATCGGGCAGGAAGAGGCCATCTCGGCCCTGGCCCGCACGATCCGCCGTCAGCGTGCCGGGCTGAAGGACCCGAAGCGCCCGTCGGGCTCGTTCATCTTCGCCGGGCCGACCGGCGTCGGCAAGACCGAGCTGGCCAAGGCGCTCGCCGAGTTCCTGTTCGACGACGAGGGCGCGCTGATCTCGCTCGACATGAGTGAATTCGGCGAGAAGCACACGGTCTCGCGCCTGTTCGGTGCCCCTCCCGGGTTCGTCGGGTTCGAAGAGGGCGGCCAGCTCACCGAGAAGGTGCGCCGCAAGCCGTTCTCGGTCGTGCTGTTCGACGAAATCGAGAAGGCCCACCCCGACATCTTCAACTCGCTGCTGCAGATTCTCGAAGAGGGGCGCCTGACCGATGGTCAGGGCCGCGTGGTCGACTTCAAGAACACCGTGATCATCATGACGACGAACCTCGGCTCGTCGGCGATCGCCGGTGGCCCGGTCGGCTTCCAGGTCGAGGGTGACACGACGACTTCGTACGAGCGGATGAAGGGCAAGGTCGACGAAGAGCTCAAGCGGCACTTCAAGCCGGAGTTCCTCAACCGTGTCGACGACATCATCGTGTTCCCGCAGCTGAACAAGGACGAGCTGCGTCAGATCGTCGGGCTGTTCACCAAGCAGCTCGAGGTGCGTCTGCTCGACCGCGACATGACGCTGGAGCTGTCGGATGCCGCCAAGGACAAGCTCATCGACATCGGCTTCGACCCGACCCTGGGTGCGCGTCCGCTGCGTCGCGCCATGCAGCGCGAGGTCGAAGACCGGCTCAGTGAGAAGATCCTGCACGGTGAGCTCAACTCGGGCGATCACGTGAAGGTGGATGTCGAAAACGGCGAGTTCGCGTTCGAGCACGCGCCGCGCGGCGAGAAGGTCGCCGTGGGTGTGGGTGCGCCCGAGCAGATCGGCGCGACGCCCGACATCATCGCCGGCAGCTGA
- a CDS encoding amino-acid N-acetyltransferase: MSDIVIRPARTDDVGAMYALLEPLVDRRILLGKELVSLYEAVQEFVVAESEGQVLGCGALHVIWRDIGEVRTLLVREDRLHEGIGGRIVEVLEARAIELGLDRLFCLTFEVSFFTRHGFAPIGEQIVDPDVYAQLLRSPDAGVAEFLDLAHVKPNTLGNTRMLKHL, encoded by the coding sequence GTGAGCGACATCGTCATCCGACCGGCCCGCACCGACGACGTGGGGGCGATGTACGCGCTTCTCGAACCGCTCGTGGACCGACGCATCCTGCTCGGCAAAGAGCTCGTCTCGCTCTACGAGGCGGTGCAGGAGTTCGTGGTGGCCGAGTCTGAGGGACAGGTTCTCGGATGCGGCGCCCTGCACGTGATCTGGCGCGACATCGGCGAGGTGCGCACCCTGTTGGTGCGCGAAGACCGCCTGCATGAGGGTATCGGCGGGCGCATCGTCGAGGTGCTCGAAGCGCGTGCGATCGAGCTCGGCCTGGATCGGCTGTTCTGCCTCACGTTCGAGGTGTCGTTCTTCACCCGGCACGGCTTCGCGCCGATCGGGGAGCAGATCGTCGATCCCGACGTGTACGCCCAGCTGCTGCGCAGTCCCGACGCCGGCGTGGCGGAGTTCCTCGATCTCGCGCACGTGAAGCCGAACACGCTGGGCAATACGCGCATGCTCAAGCACCTGTGA
- a CDS encoding dehydrogenase → MASGKKRSKKSAVEFRNTQLSDALQTQDMAAVAFALRHGPTVVPLMRPGARDDPRDSGEVWTYRDPNTGDVALLLFSDALHKPDSMPKAVGLHSPAWLRAFLSAHEDVITTVFFDIAGPHPLQATPADLIAALDA, encoded by the coding sequence GTGGCATCCGGAAAGAAGCGCAGCAAGAAGTCGGCAGTCGAGTTCCGCAACACGCAGCTGTCCGACGCCTTGCAGACCCAGGACATGGCTGCTGTCGCGTTCGCGCTGCGCCACGGTCCGACGGTGGTGCCGTTGATGCGGCCCGGCGCGCGGGATGATCCGCGCGACTCCGGCGAGGTCTGGACGTACCGCGACCCGAACACCGGCGATGTGGCACTGCTGCTGTTCAGCGACGCGCTGCACAAGCCGGACTCGATGCCCAAGGCAGTCGGCCTGCATTCGCCGGCATGGCTGCGCGCCTTCTTGTCGGCGCACGAAGACGTCATCACTACGGTGTTCTTCGACATCGCGGGTCCGCACCCCCTGCAGGCGACGCCCGCGGATCTCATCGCCGCGCTCGACGCGTGA